The genomic interval AACCCAATATCAACATAATAATAAGAGTAGAGAACAAAAAATATCACAAATATGAGAGAATGTTCTAAGAGTTGCTAAAAATAGTAGGGCATGGCAAGAAAGTTTGAGGAAGAGAAGTTAGTGAGAAGTtggagaaaaaagagagaaaaagtagGAGAAGAAGACTAAAGTAACGTTTTCGAAGGAAATGAGGATAAAATGGATTTTTTCATTTAGGGGCAATTTCGACCTTTCCATACCTAAGTTGTCCCAAAACTcgactttttaaaaaatgatccCAAAAGTCTTTAACACACTAaaaaatgttctatttttggCAATTCCCCAAAATTCATTCCTTCTCCTCTCGCGTCTCAAGAGTAAAACCGCCCTTTGATTTTATCTCCCTCTCaaattatttactattttctttcATCACTCAAATGTATCAATATAAAGTAAATATGAGTACATATGGAGGTTAGTAATAAGcgtatatataaaattatatactCGTCacaagtgtatatatatatagagagagagagacatatatatgaaatatatattaatagttGTTTACAGTGTAATTGAAGCATAAAATTTGcaacatttttatataaaaatgaatGATGAAATCGATACAAAAAACGAATAGAATAatctaaacaaataaataatctGGATTAAAGAAGACAAacttacttatttttttaataattgattAGTGTGAGAATAAATCTAAActtaaattatgaaaaatcctataaaataaaatgtaatttaGGAAAGAAAGGGAAGTGAACACATGACTTTACTAATATGATAGAACTATATTTCACATGCTCATATAACTATATTTCCAtggccaaatttaaaatttcaaaatatgatCTTTGTATACATTTCGGAAAGTTTGAATTTTGGGCACGTAACTATATTTTACATGGTCATATAACTATATATCACATGACTTTACTAGTACGGTATAACCATATTTCACATGTTCAAACAACTATATTTCCATGGTCATATTTAAAGGTTCAAAATGTGATCTTTGCATTGCATTTACATTTTGGGGCGGTTTGAATTGTGAGtatttatcttcttttcttttttaatttgaaagtcattttatcttattttcatataccttttattattttaggttATCGTTTTAATAAACATATCTAATATGATTTGCTtggttttttttctaattatttttggTCATCTTCTTCCCATTTCCGTCGCAGTCGCCCACCCCCTATCTGATGTCTTCGCCAGCGATCATAGATCACGAACGATGGATGGGGATATGCAACTTTACATTTTTTAGGGATAACTGTAGATATACCCAATTTGTAAATACatcatatttattgtttattcttttttaatgttTGGGACTCggagaaacttttttttttttctttctagaaTTGGGAGTAATTTTGCCTTTCAGAAttactaattaataattaaaaatcatttttgctattattttaatttacaaacttttttgctatttttacaaatgaaattttaaaatttgttattccTCGTAAATAATATAACATAGAGAATATTTATGGaggatttatactaaattctaactcaaatttttttctaGAATTTCAAACACACGATTAAGAGATTTCTTCGTTGAGCAAAAGGAAAATAGTGATGGTCAATTACAACGGCAACTTGTATTAAAATCTCTATTATTATCAAAGTGATCATTTTCAGAATAGTCTATCCTAATGATCTTATGTGAAAGAGAAACTTCAAAATAACTGTAATCACCATAGATAATCAGAGGATCTCTCTCGCCCTACTATTTATTTGGGAGAAAAAAGGGTGAAAATTCAACATCAATTTCCTGCAAATATTACTTTGATGATTAAAGTGTAATTCAACTCAATCAAAAGATCAAAAAGAGAACATTCCAAACCATCCTcaagaaaatagatttaaaaggggcattaaaaaaaaaaaagtaagagtTTGCTTATCCTTATTTTTTGCGCCTGAGAGATCGAGTCTTGTAACCACACTTCGTTGGCTTCCCCCAGGGTGTGCGAGACCCCTTTCCATGGCTACCACTACTCTTGCTCTTACCCTCACCTCCTCCATGGGGATGATCCACCGGATTCATCGCCACTCCTCGAACCACCGGTCGTCGACCCAACCAACGGCTCTGCCCAGCCTTTCTCAGTTTCTTGGTTCCATGGCTTGGGTTAGACACCTGACCAATTGTTGCCCTGCACCTAGCATCAATCAACTTCTCTTCACGTGAAGGGAGTTTCACCAAGCAGTATCTTGACTTTGGCTCTGGTAGTTTTAATATCCTTGCAAATGTTCCTGCTGACCGCACGAGCTTCCCACCTTGACCTGGATTTATCTCGATATTGTGGATAATCGTACCAATGCGCATTGCAGAAAGCGGCATACAGCTTCCAATTTGTGAATTGATGTCGAGGGTAGCCATGTAATTTGTCATTCGTTCACGGAAAGTCCGACCGTATGTCCCAGCCATATCTGTGAAGAATAACGTAAAAGTATTCTTAACATAATAACCCTAGAAGAACTCTAATACATTAGGAAAATTATGACATAAGAAATAGATATTAagataaattgataaaatatcaAACCAAAAAGTTCACTAATATTTTACTTAAAGAAAGGCTcactaatatttttctttttctaacagaagataattaaattcaattgaggttgaagaagggcAATCAAGAATGATTTTCTAAGTGCTTTCTTAAGCACTTCGAAAATCATTCCAAACAAGCTCCAAGTTTTATAATAGACTACTTCGGCAGATATCAATAATTCATAggtaaattaaaataaacaataaaatatagcTTTTACAAAATTAGTATGAGTCTTAACAAACTTAGCAAACGAGAACATATTTCAACCAATTGATTCATATGGGGAAAAAAGCTTCTAACTGCAAACTGTtgaatgaaatataaaaaaaatatcattcagTAATCTTTGATCTGTCCAGGTTTCTTCATTCTTCaagtgatcatgtagcaaaaaaataatgaaaagaagaaaagaaagggatAATTATCACTCTTTAGTCTTTTCTGTTCCAGAAACAGGAGGGAGAGCCAAAGAAGAAAAGATATTGCAATTATATTCGTGAAATAAGAACCAAAGCCTGAAATGTTTCTATTGTTACACCGAAAAATTTGTGCGCGTTGGGAGATTGATTCAATGGAAAAGTTACTGCAATCAATCTTGTACATTGGTTGGGTTTAAGTTTGCAAACGGCTTAAGATTTTCTTATTGAAATTAGCCAGTTCTCAGAGAATTTTGCTTTGGTTTCTGTTAAATCAGTAGGTGAATGTAATGGAAATTAAAGATGTGTCTTGGCCTAGGGTTTGAtttgttgaaattgaaaatttatggtGAAAATACTGAACCTTAATCAGTTCAAGGATAAACATCATCTTTTTCCCTTATCACTGTCATGTGGTCATTTGAATAAACTTAACACAGTTGACGAAATTCTGTTGGAAATACCTAGCTTGGATGTTGAACAGCTAAGTTCAGCCAGTGTTTTTAGCAGGTGAAAAAAAACTTCCTTTATTTATTCACTGTGCTTACAGTGCAAGATTTGAGAACAGCTTTTTATAGTCTTTCATTTTGGCATGGGTGTTTAATAAAAGCGTAAGAATAGCTTTCAACTTATGCTTTTCGGAAggggggaaaaaagaaaaaagaaaaaactttaaaCTATGATGAAGAAATGTGGTCAAACTATTCTTTGGAGTAGTTGGTCTGAAAGTAACTAAAGAACctttggggaaaaaaaacaaaaaaaacctcGCAAAGAGTTATACTTCCTTTTTGGTGTTCTCCGTCAagtccattttcttttcttttttttttctttttcttttcttttttcttttttatgagaAACTGTCATAAATAATGTTATTATggtatgaaattacaaaaaaatgCAAGATGCCGTGTGAGATTACATAATAGTATTCTATTGTGAAATAAGAGATAATATTATAATCACAAAAAGATGGGGTGAGTTTACACAAAGTGAGAGCAATAAACAGAAGATCAAAGAAGCTTGTGAAATTTGCCTCTCTATCTTCAAAGACCCAATTGGTTCGTTCATTCCATATGAGCCATAAGTAGGCTTTGATAAAGAACGCCCACAAAATCCCCCTCTTTGCTTTGAATGGGTGGCCAATAAGAAGTGAATTCAGTAAAGTGAGAGGGTCATTTGGGGAGACCAAATGATAGTTGAAGTCCATTTTATTCTACGCTACTAATGCAAtcaattttttctcttttttgtaaGGCTCAATTAATTGTTCGTAGTGGCTACCGGCTAGGTTGTTATTGTTGTTCTTCCTTGGGGAGTCTTTTCTTGCTAGCTTTAACTTGGTGGGATCCTTTTACATTTTGGTTTTCAAACTTTTATTTGTATTGACTTAATCCTCTTACTTTTAATGATGTAATGGATAAGTTTTTGGGTAaaacattttattaaaaatttgatcAAAAATCAACTTCTGCATAAAATATggacaattaaattaaaagtggTTCAATTACAAAAACATTTTAGTGACAGTGACTCAATGTTAAATATTGTAAGTTTAAGAAATGAAGGCTCTTATAAGGAGATCGTAAGACTTTGTTCAATGAAACCAGAACTCATCAATTCTTGGCCAAAACCCCCCTAAAagatctcatggctaaaaagGCACCAGGTGTGCACCTCACAGAAAGAGGTGAAGCACAATCCTCTTGCTCAAGGGTGATGTGTGCCTAGTCATACTTTAAATCATTGAAAGAATCCAAAGCCATATTATGTCAAGTACTAAGCATCAATTTGTGTATAGCTTTCTGCTAAAAAAACATTAGACTAAGCATAAATCATGTCATATATATTGCCATCC from Benincasa hispida cultivar B227 chromosome 10, ASM972705v1, whole genome shotgun sequence carries:
- the LOC120088807 gene encoding 60S ribosomal protein L2, mitochondrial → MAMRSAPAVALRGLRRFSSRRPVSSPIIKEPTSDLLVSDMAGTYGRTFRERMTNYMATLDINSQIGSCMPLSAMRIGTIIHNIEINPGQGGKLVRSAGTFARILKLPEPKSRYCLVKLPSREEKLIDARCRATIGQVSNPSHGTKKLRKAGQSRWLGRRPVVRGVAMNPVDHPHGGGEGKSKSSGSHGKGSRTPWGKPTKCGYKTRSLRRKK